CTGATCGCCACCGCCCACAGGGCGGACGGGCGGCCCGGCGCGTACGGCGACCTCCGGGCGGTCCTGCACTTCGTGCCGTGGGGCCCGGACGGCGTCTCCCTGGACCTCATGCGCCGCGACCGCGCCGCCGACCCCGGCATGAACGAACTGTTGATCGTCGCCGCCCTGCAGGCCGCCCCGAGGTTCGGCATCACCCGGGTCTCCCTCAACTTCGCGATGTTCCGCTCCGCCCTCGCGCGCGGGGAGAAGATCGGCGCGGGACCCGTGCTGCGCGCCTGGCGCGGGCTGCTGGTCTTCCTCTCCCGCTGGTTCCAGATCGAGTCGCTGTACCGGTTCAACGCCAAGTTCCAGCCGCGCTGGGAGCCGCGTTTCGTGGTCTACCGGGCCTCCGGCGACCTGCCCCGCATCGGTTTCGCCGCCCTGCAGGCCGAGGGGTTCGTCGACCTCGCCCTGCCGCTGCCGCGCGTCCTGCGCCGGCGCAGGGCCGCCGCCGCGCGCCCCTGCGTCCACACGGTGGCGGAACGGGACGCGCGGGCCGCCTGAGCCCTCCTCCCCGGACCCGCCACGGCCCGCGTCCCGGACCGGGCGCGGGCAGGGACCGGACCGACCCGGCCGGACCGAACGGACCCGAACGGCCCCGGGCCGGTCCGGACGGCCCCGGACCGGCCCGGGCGGAAGCCCCCTCCTCCCCCTCGGGGGGCTCCGCCCGGGCCACCGCGTGTGTCGACCACCGGCCGTGCGCCGCGCCGTCGTGCCCGTCGTGCCAGGTCACCGCGCCCTTCGTGCCGGGCCGTCGCGCGGCGGCCGGGCCGCCGCGCGTGTCGGGCGGTCCCCTGGGCCTACGCTGAACGTATGAACAACCTCAGCGGGCGCGGCCGAGTGGCGGGCCTTCCGGCATGGGACCGGTGCGCGGTCATGGGAGTCGTGAACGTCACTCCCGACTCCTTCTCCGACGGCGGCCGCTGGTTCGACACGACCGCCGCCGTCAAGCACGGCCTGGACCTGGTCGCCGGGGGCGCGGACCTGGTCGACGTCGGCGGCGAATCCACGCGCCCGGGCGCCACCCGCGTCGACGAGGCGGAGGAACTGCGGCGCGTCGTCCCCGTCGTGCGCGGCCTCGCCGCCGAGGGCGTGCTCGTCTCCGTCGACACCATGCGCGCGTCCGTCGCCGAACGGTCCCTCGGGGCCGGCGCCGTCCTCGTCAACGACGTCAGCGGCGGCCTCGCCGACCCCGCGATGATCCCGGTGGTCGCCGCGGCCGGCGCCCCCTTCGTCGTCATGCACTGGCGCGGCTTCCTCGAAGGCGGCAACGCCAAGGGCGTCTACGCGGACGTCGTCGCCGAGGTGGTGGCCGAGCTGCGCGCCCGTGTGGAGGCGGTCCTAGCGGGCGGCGTCGCCCCCGACCGGGTCGTGGTCGACCCCGGCCTCGGCTTCTCCAAGGAGGCCGGGCACGACCTCACCCTCCTCGCACACCTCGACCGCCTCCGCGCCCTCGGGCACCCCCTGCTCGTCGCCGCCTCCCGCAAGCGGTTCCTCGGCCGCGTCCTCGCCGGTCCCGGGGGCGCGCCACCGCCGGCCCGCGAGCGCGA
This is a stretch of genomic DNA from Streptomyces sp. TG1A-8. It encodes these proteins:
- the folP gene encoding dihydropteroate synthase → MNNLSGRGRVAGLPAWDRCAVMGVVNVTPDSFSDGGRWFDTTAAVKHGLDLVAGGADLVDVGGESTRPGATRVDEAEELRRVVPVVRGLAAEGVLVSVDTMRASVAERSLGAGAVLVNDVSGGLADPAMIPVVAAAGAPFVVMHWRGFLEGGNAKGVYADVVAEVVAELRARVEAVLAGGVAPDRVVVDPGLGFSKEAGHDLTLLAHLDRLRALGHPLLVAASRKRFLGRVLAGPGGAPPPARERDAATAAVSALAAQAGAWAVRVHEVRATADAVRVARAVEEARTAEPAPSVREHASGVSGASEPGPGARGTAGAEGDR